The DNA sequence CCCTTCCTTTCTCTTCCCAATTTATGTAGAAATAATAACTATACAGATTACCTTTTCTCTCGCTTCCTTCAACACCTTCTCCGGCCCTTCCCCTTCAAGGGAGGGAGATGTCCCTCCCCTACTCTCCCCGCCTCTGAATTTCCCTGCCTCTCGGCCACCTTTACTCATCAGCCtggaaggaggagctgcaggggtTGGCATCCATCCAGCCAAAAGGCTGTGGCATGGCTAGACACtcctcatttttaaaattacttggcAGATTCCAAATGCCGTCCCTGACAATCACAGCAAGTTCCACCAGAGTCCTAAGCTGGGGCTGTTAAGTTCTGCTCagttggaggggggagagggtgagGAGGAGTGTGTATGGAAGACAACACTGACCTGGTTATGTTCTTCTCAGCCTTGCTGGTCTCCAGAAAGTCTGTTTCATCAGCTTTCCTCCCTAGGTAGCTCCCGAAGGGCCGGAAAGCCAAAGCCAACACTGGGGATCTCTGTGTGTGTTCAGATCACCATGGCCTATATTGCTGCCATTCACCGTACAGCTGTCAGAGAGCGACAAGACGCCATTTCACAGGGAAAGAGGGTGAAAAATTGCCTTCCTCCTCTAGTTTCACTTTGGGCAGCCACAGggcgtttttttttttattctcatAAGCACAGAGCTCTCCCTGCAGGCAGCCAGCAGTAACGAGGGTCAGATCATCCCTGTCTGTGTGCTGAACTGCTTTTGGCTTCCTCAAATTTTGTAAAGCAAATTGCAGTCCTAGATGGGATTTCAGCTACAACCAGGTTTTTAAGGGCACGAGCCTAAAATGTAGTCCAATCCACTCCAGCCAACCCCTCTTTCTGCAATCACAgccatccataagaacataagaagagcctgctggatcaggccagtggcccatctagtccagcatcctgttctcacagtggccaaccaggtgcctgggggaagcccgcaagcaggacccgagtgcaagaacactctcccctcctgaggcttctggcaactggttttcagaagcatgctgcctctgactagggtggcagagcacagccatcatggctagtagccattgatagccctgtcctccatgaatctgtctaatcttcttttaaagccgtccaagctggtggccattattgcatcttgtgggagcaaattccatagtttaactatgcgctgagtaaagaaatacttccttttgtctgtcctgaatcttccaacattcagcttctttgaatgtccacgagttctagtattgtgagagagggagaagaacttttctctatccactttctcaatgccatgcatcattttatacacttcaaaTCTCCTCCAGACCCTTGTTCCGAAACCATGCCTATCCAAGCCATCAACCGCCACCATTGGTGCagttaaatcattttaaatcacACTGGGTTGCCATATCCATCGAGctatccaccaccaccatcaccacctcctCTCCCCAAGATCTCTTCCTAGGTCAGTCACTCTCTATCCAGACCCCATGAGTACATAGGTGAATTTAGGATTTTCTGCCACAAGGTCCATCACTtttcacttgcttacattgaaatgCACTTGCCATGTTGCTGCCCATTCATCCAGCACATTCATTACCAGCCACCATCAGCCAatccagtggtgcagttaggcaaTGATGACCCCGCTTTCGGACATTTGTTCTTGAGGTTGCAGCTCCCCCTGGTGGACAGGCACCCTCACAGTCACCTTGCTGTATAAAAAGCCTGATCCTACATTCAAATCCTCTTCCAGCTCCTCCCGTAACTACCAAACCCACCCAATTCTTCTCCAGACTCTTCTTCTGACATCTTACATATGCAGCAGCCAGCTAATTTAATTTGATGGGCTTAACAGTCTTTTGGGGAGCCCCATCAACACTTCAAGGGATATGGTGCAATAGTTCAAAATATGCAAAGCAACCAGCATGTGGGGGCACCTCCTCTTAATAACTCAGATGACAGTATTGGGGTGCAAGTAATTTGGTGCAACAGAGATCATAAGAAATGAGAAATGCAGACTCAGAGCAGTTTATAACTTTAATTATATAAAATCCAATATATATACATGGTAAATTAacagcacaattttttttaaaacacacactcaAAGATAAAACACACCCAGTGGTCCCTCCATCACTGCTGTCCACAAAACGCTTAGATCCAGGTTCGAGACAAGGATGTACATCATCTTATTCAAGCTCTTTGAGCTGAAGTTCCTCTGGATgggagagaaagggaaaaaaagcgAAGTCTTAATGGCAGCTCCTTTATTTgacctttaaatgtttttattaaatattttaatagcaaatgtaacaaagaagaaaaagaacacaCGAAGAAATAAGTGAtggagagaaaaacaaaacaaaaaaatgcatCAGCTCATATCAAGGATGTAATAACCATCGCTATATCCCTGCTCCCACCCCTAACTCTGCCCTCCACCCCTGGATGCCGATCTAAATATCTAACAATATCTAACAAAAGCAAATGTCAAAAATATGAAACAAGATAAAGAAGAAGATAAACAGGAGACACGACAcaagttaaaaataaatgaaaaatcaacaaaatgtaagtagcaaaataaaaatcaataaaatagaagtagcaaaataaaaatcaacaaaatgtaagtaaaataataatataagagAAATCAACAAaacataaagaaaatataaaggaaaaatacagaaaaaaacccaaaatataACGAAACCACATAAAACCCACCTCTCTCCTCCTCGCTAACTCACACTGGACATCTCTAGCGGCCACTTTGAAGGCAGCAGCAAGGGATGCCACAAAGGGGGGGGTCACTGTTACCTGGGCAACCTCCATCCTGGACCCGGGCAATGGCTCTTCCTGAGTCTTGATGGGTCCTCAGAATGTTGAGGCTCCTGCTGTTCTGTCCGCTGACTTCCTTcagcttctctctttctctaaCAAATCAGGCTATTCTCCATTAAGCAGCATTTCTAAAGGGGGACTGTCCTGacctccttttaaaaacagtagaaaatgcATCCCTCCCAAGCTTAAGGGAAGGGCCTTGGCTCAGGGGGGTAGAGCATCCTCTTTGcaggcaaaaggtcccaagttcaagcccctggatcttcaggtagggctgggaaggaaaaCCCagtgtgaaatcctggagagctgctgccagtcagtgcaggcaatactgatttagatggaccaacagtatcattccgtataaggcagcttcctgcgtatGTTTCTATTTTGTCACTTCCCGTAAGAGCAAGCAGCCTTCTCTGCAAGACACGTTTTTCACCTGTTGCCAAAATGACAAGAAGGAAGCAATCCCATTCTGGCTATAGCTGCCACCTTGTTTCTTCCTTAAAATGGCCCTGCTGCTGCAATGCAAAAGTTTAGCCCTGAAGGTTTTCCTGTCATGGAGATGAAACACGTGGGGAAAAAAATGCACGCATTTAGGGGCCAGTTTACACCTTGCATCCTTTTCTCTTAATGCCAATCCTCCGGCTGAGAGGCAGCTTTATCTCTGTGGCGTCTGTCACCACCCTGTGTGATGTGTCACCAGGGGATCCTACAATCTCTTGAGCCAGGCCTTGGATGTCTGTTGCCAAATCGCTTAAAAACACAACCTCCTTCGCCCTAAGAAGCAGCTTATTCAGCCGCTGTGCAGAGCTGATATCAGAGGCTGCTGCTGGTACTCAGAGTCTTCGTCTTTcgaaaggcagcaaagaggagaCTGACGTTTTGGTGCCTGGTACGCCttgcctccttgatctctcattgCGGCTTTGCCTTTGTGGTGGTCAAGATGAAGAAGACAAGCCTCTGGCCTCTTGCGCTCCTCAGCCTCTCGGGAACTCTGGCACAGACAAGTAGGTGATGGGGGAAATAGTGGACCTTCTCAACCCATAGCTCCAGGGCAGAGCACtcattctgcatgcagaagatctcaggttcagtccctggggtCTCCCAAGAAGGGGTGAAAAAAACTCCAGCGTGAACCCTGGGAGAAAGGGACTTAAGGCAATATGCTCATTTGCACCACATGGTAAGTCAAGCTGTGACTTACTGGGACCATgcgggctcccagagaggagctcaTAGCCTCTGTACTCCTCGTCAGTCCTTTTTAGCGCTCAGCTTAGTGTGtcatagggatggaaaggtctgtcgctttcagttctctcagtttctcatttttccaatgttaaattgagttctctacatttgtgcagcaatctgtgaatttttttaaaaaaatcctcacgaaaattctctaccattttagtgcgaatttctccaaatcaaCACATCTATGTAGGCAATTTcggcaaaggtacacatttttgcaagccatttttcatcacatcatgccttttcgcatgttattttcactcgtgttcaattttatgcagactttcccctaatatatgcatttttgtaaatattgtttagttggtgaactgcatcccaaaattctaataaatgcgaatttccaaggatggctgtgtttcggttctcatattgttttggaaagtgcgaattttataaattctgcttgaaatgcaaattgaatcaaaattctaacccatccctagtgtgtcgACTGAACCTGAGCTtatgagctgcggagaagggccatagctagaACAGGCATGGGAAagctttagccctccagatgctgctgaactacaacctccATCTTTCTTGGCCATTGTCCATGttttgggggctgatgggagttgtagttcagcaacttctggagggccaaaaactTCACCtagagtagagcatctgctttgcatgcagaaggtaccaagtTCAataccaggcatctccaggtatgactgggaatgtcccctctgaaatggagtgctgctgccagtcagtgtagacatttctagactagatggacccaaGGGTTTGTCTTGATATAAAGTGGCTTCCAAGTTCATCACTAACCAAgaactgtagccaaggtttggaGTTCTTATAACTGATATAAATCAAAGAGAATGGCTGGGGAacagtgaaagaaaaaaaaatgcaagtgGCTTCAGCATTCTGAAaagagggatttaaaaaaaaatcttacagagGGGAAAAATCGGTAAAGAATTAACATCACTTGAAAAGATGATTATTCAAGGGAGAGGTATACAAAATCAATAACTAAATATACCAGATCTTGCTGTCTATCTGATGAAGAGAGGGGAATTATTTCAGAATTGAAGGGCACCAAGGGATATAACAGAACAAATGTAGATTATGGATtgtatcctactcagagtaaatccactgaaataaatggatcgAAGTTAGTCATAATAATTCATTTTAATGGATCAACTCTGGACAAACATTGGATACAGCCCCAAATGCTTAAAACCAATGTCCTCGTTGTTAACTTTAACGTTACGTAAATCTTCGATTGTCataactttagtctttttgacgttcagctgtagtctgcttttgtgctttcctctttaactttaatcagcatttgtttcaaatcattactggtttctgctagtagtatggtattgtctgcatatcttaaattactgatatttctccttccagttttcacacctccttcatcttggtccaatcctgttttccatatgatatgttctgcgtatagattaaatagatagggtgataaaatacacccctgtctcacaccctttctgattgggaaccaatcggttcctccatattctgtccttacagtagactcttgtccagagtataggttgcgcatcaggacaatcagatgctgtggcacccccatttcttttaaagcattccatagcttttcatgatctacataaccaaaggttttgctgtaatctataaagcacagggtgatttccttctgaaattccttggttcattccattatccaacgtatgtttgtgatatgatctttggtgcctcttccctttctaaatccagcttggatgtctggcacttctcgctccatatatggtaagagcctttgttgtagaatcttgagcattactttacttgcatgggatattaaggcaatagtttgataattactgcattccctgggatcccctttctttggaattgggatgtatattgaacgcttccagtctgtgggccattgtttagttttccatatctgttgacaaatttttgtcaaaatttggacagattcaatctcagtagcttgtagcaactctgttggtgtgCCATGTAATTTATAACTTATAAAATAACTTACTACGTTATATGAAATTAGATATATGCTCAGAACATCTTACCCTTTTGGGAAATTTACTGTGCGATGGCAGAATTTAATTTGCTGCAAAATGGCATCCACTCAAAGTACGTAAACTGAAGGAATGCTTGAAAAAGATATctgtccagtagtgtagtggcaacttcAAAGTGCAGTGTCTCTTCATGTTAGCCACACCCATCCATCTCCCCCCtcatttttgctgttgggttaagaatgagatcctctttaaaccttcttccacaacaacagatatccctaggagccaataagcatgaaaggggagagcattAGCAGCTGAGAAGAAACTTCTCAATGCCTGACTCACgctctttcactttgattggctccaaccagcaggaaagggcCAGAAattatgttagaagactcttctgagtgactaacacactcccctttcatgttgattaggATAGGATTAGGATCACATCCCATAGGATGCTGGGACCCTGGTctgaaaaaaggaaggggtctaaaaacccctgagaccctggacaactacactcctgtgcAGGGCTGGcttcaaagggcagccaggtggggccttggctgagggccccatggcccacaggtgcccctgaagggccccttgttagggtgggggagtagctcttcccttccgtgatccatggaagggtccctgccatggatcgcagggagggattTGCCTGCCCACCCACAGCTTCTCACTGCCCCCCTGCCCGCTCACCCCCACCACCTGCCCACTCGCTGCCCCCTGCCCACTCACTTGCTAGCCCACCgtcccacccccactctcccaCCCCCTGCCTGCTCTCCCACGTGCTCTCCTGCCCACCCCCACCTGCTCATCCACCCActcagtaggtaggtaggtaggtaggtggggcatgtgtgcatgcaggtGCCAGAAGCCGggtgcctggcgccagccctgcatgTGTGTCTGTCACTGCATCTTATGGGAGATCAGGATAAGAAATGTAACACTGAAACAGATAGGGAATAAATTGGTAATAGATATGTCTGAGGATAAGATGACATGAGCTGCTTACATAAGAGGATATTTGAAATTATATAGGATGATCTTTTAAATTTTGAGAAAAGGAGTGAGATATGTGTCACATTATGCATGTGCTTATATGAGTATGTTCTTCAGTATATTTACAAAACAAATACATTCTACAAAGAGGTAATGAAACAGGCATCAGAGACACAGAGCTTAGCCTTAGCGATGATGACCATGCCTCATCAACACATGGCAAATATTTCCTGTACATCCAACGTCTTgtctttctctttccttccccaGGCTTGGACGGGAAAGTGTTCGTGTTCCCAAAGGCTTCAGTGGATTCCTACGTTCTCCTGAAGCCCACCCTGGAGGAGCCGCTGCAGAACTTTACCGTGTGCCTCAGTTTCTTCACTGACTTGACCCGCCAATTCTCCCTCTTCTCTGCCTCTTCTAGGCAACACGACAACGAGATCCTCCTCCTCAGACTCCCAGACGAATTTTACATCTATGTGGGTGGTGAAACTCTCACTTACAAGGTGCCCAGCCTCACAGAGAAGATTAGAAGCCTCCACTGGGAAACTGCATGCGCGACGTGGGAATCGGCGACTGGGATCGTTCAGCTTTGGCTGGGTGGGCAGCCCTTGCCGCGCAAAGGAGTTGCCAAAGGCTACAGGGTGAAGACGGATCTGGTGGTGATGCTGGGGCAGGATCAGGACTCCTACGGTGGCTCGCTTGATGCCGGACAGTCCTTTGTTGGGGAAATGGCCGATGTGTATATGTGGGACAGTGTGTTGCCTCCAGAGCAGCTGAGGCGGTTCCAGAAGGACACGATTCCTACGCCTTTAGTGGACTGGGCCGCTCTGAAGTTTGAAATTAAAGGCTACGTGGTGATGGAGCCCACCTTATATTAGGGCAGGAGTGGCAAACCTTTCACAGCCCGAggtccacatttccttctggggggCCACGTGCCATTGGTGgctggggccagaggcagaagtgaaaGGAGCGATGAAGGTATATGTTACCTTTGTCCCAtaagttagtttctacacacactcacacataataataatataataaaaaaaataataaaattttatttctgggttgcctatctggccgggtcacTCTTCTCTATCTTCATCCagacaacaagatgcatcatcagagttcaagaacgcaTCCCAAGCCAGACAGAAACACTGTGCATGCAATACAGTAGGATGGTGttaggtgtggcctagggagaggggaTGTGGTGTGGGGAGGGTTCTAAGGCCAGATAGAGTGGCCTGGAGGGCAACATCTGTCCCACTGGCTCAAGGTTCTCCGGCCCCATATAAAGGCCTGAAAACTAAGAGTGGGCAGGTGGGACATTCTTCATGAGCGATGGCATGTTAGAgacatgcaaacagaatttgggctAGCCAGCTGTGCATGACCCAAAGAGCGAAGGAATATCTTGCCCAGAATTCACAAAACAGGGGTGGGTGGTTAAGCCTGTGGTAGTCACTAGAAACAGGCTCACACATGGTCAGTGTGCTGTTTCTGGCTTGCTGGGAGTTAGCTATAATATGTTACTTTAGatcagggacagccaatgtggtgttctTCAGGTATAGCTGGTGTCGGGCTTCTATCAGCCCCAGAGAGCAGAGCcattgatcagggatgatggaagttaagtccaacaacatctggagagcatcacattggctacccctggtttagaTCATCCCACATCCCTGCTGTATCTGATACTCTTCTTGATGATGGTGCGATTATAGTTTAGTGGCCTctagtatatattttttttcctttttcttgctGTGGTTCTAATTCTGCGCCTGGTTGCCTCAAGATTGCTTATTTCTTTTGTGCATTTTTATGGAAAAGTAGAGAATTTTGTAAAATGTTATGGCTGcgatagggatggaatcctcttttTGGCATTGATCCGATTGCATTCCACTAAACTGGCAGGGCGTTATGTTCCGTATTTGAGTCTTTTCTGATGTCTTCTACTCTTATCAGTTTGATTCCCCCCCCGCCCCGCCGGCAGACAAAACTAACATggttaatgttatttttaaagtttCTGCAGTGTCAGAGACAGCAGCTGAAAGAACaaaaaccgcccagacagcttcagctatggggcactatacaaatgtaataaataaacaaacataaataaataaataagaacacatCCCTcgctgtctctctgtgtgtgtatgagagagagagagagagatcacaaatGAGATGAGTGGGGAAGAGAAAGGAAGGATAATCTTTCAAACTTTGGACATCCTGGGCTTGCTGGGAGGGTGGAAGGATGTTTAAAGCGTTGACATTAAAATGCAAGCCTAGAGAGTCTCCTCAACTTGGGCACTGACTCCCACATTAAGGAGATTTTCTAGGCTTTTAATTTCTGTAGTATTAACTCATTAAATGGTGTACTTGAAGACAGGATGGGGATTTTTTCCCCCTAGCAGAGACAGAAAGGCTATGCTTGGCTCACTCACTCCTCACTTGGAGCTTGGATAGCTATGTGAGTGGAGGGGAGGTTGGAAGAAAGAAAGATTTAGAGGGAGCTGTATAAATGACTGCTGTattgtgagtaaaatcaatgtTGTTTTCAACAAGAACGATATTGTTACATTCAagattttcttgaaaaaatctgGTGTCatgggaaagctgctgaagtttgcAGCAAACACGATAGctccgcaaagatagagaatatatGTGAACTACTGGAAAATCCAGTGCCAAATCTGCGTTCAGTGGAATTCTCCCCCATctataggctgcaattctatacacacagCCTTGGGGGCATGTCCCCTTGAACTAAATAGGACTTAAATCTGGGCAACTGTAAGTATGTTGTGTAAGTCTGAATGATGAGTGTTGGCAATTCAAACTGGATCAGTTTTTGATTGATTCTCCAGGAAATGTTAATAAccagtttaatttttatttattttatttatttatagaatttattagtcgcccatctggctggctgtccagccactctgggcgacgtacaacataggcatataatacctagacactgaaaatctaaaaacaatgaagataaaatctagcccaccccaaaagcctgcctgaagagccaggtcttcaaggctttgaaGGTCTTCAAGGTCAGGCCTTTGAAGGTGTgcaagagccaggtcttcaattcTTTGCTATCAAGAAGAACTAgcttggttttcttttcttttcttaaagcaTTCCCAATTATGAATGAAGTGAGTTTTATTAAACAGCTGTGAAATGTTGAATTTTGGAAGGTGAAGTGTAAGACAATAAAATCATTTGCAATTACGAGTTAACAGAGGAACAATAGATTTCTTTCTAGAAGATGAATACAACTCAGAAACCAGCATATAATGAACAATATTCTCTATTTGTCAGGCTCCACAGGCACATAAACCCTGAGTAATTGGTAATTTAGCATATCTTCGACATtggttggctggcaaactgcactgcaagattAGAATACTTGTGAATTTTAAGGATGTCTGTCAGttgtcacattgttttggaaagtgtgattttgacagatttggcttgaaatgcaaaatgcaatcaatttcttgcccatccctattaaTGTGCATTTCTATAACAGAACATAAAACATACtccataaataaaaaaatatgctCGTCATAACTCCTCCAAACATGGTTATTTCAAAATGTCCCCAGTAGACCAGCAAGTGCTTATTTAAAAGGTTGTATATAAAGTTGTATTTATGTCTTGAAAAGATATGAATTGCCGGATTTCTCACCTCACAGCAGGAGTGTTCATAGATATTTAAGAGTCTGGTCCACCATAACACAGGTTTGTCTCTGGGCCAGTTAAGATGCCTGCTGGTTTGGCTGTGTGTCCAGCCGCCCTGTGCTGATCTGATGTTTGAAATAACCCCCTTCCCGTTCCTCCAAATATACACTCTGGGCAGATCTACGCCGTACATTTAAAGAACACCcacagcacatttaaagcacacgacttcccctaaagaatcccaaAACTGTGGTTTCTCAGTGACAGAGATAAAAATCTCCAGCACCCTTAATGAAGTACACTTTGAATGTGGACCGGCCCTCaggcatgatgatgatgacctATTATTTGGGCACTTCCTTCTCTGTTGAGGCTATAGCTCCCTCTGGTGGACAGGCACATCCACCTGGCTAtataagtgctatataaatggccTCTTTCCAGGAGCAAAAGTTAATCTAAGTCCCCTCACACACAACTGAGCCACCACCGATCACTATTGGTgctgttaggtaattttagactctggacttaatatTCTCATGGGGATCCCCCCCCAGCTTCTTCAGAGGTTTCCCACATCCTAGTGCAGCACAAAAACCACTGACTGTCATCTGGCAGCGTCTGGGGCCAATCCTGTCCCTCTTGGACTTTGAAAGTCTTCTTTCAAATCCCTTTAAcgcagccccctcccccagcccaTTACTTATTAACCTATCTTTGCAGAGTTCATCACAGCAACTTGCTTGGTCTGAAGGCCGACATTCTGGAGGACAGAGAAGACGTGAACAACTGAGCACCTGCCTTCTATTCCATTGCTCCTTCCTTGGTGGCTTTAAAGAAGTAAAATGGAGAGGACAAGCCTTTGGTTTCTGGTGCTCCTCAGCTTCTCAGGAACCCTGTCGCAGACCAGTAAGTGATGGGATAATAACCTGCTTcccaaaattattatttattattatttattagacttttataccgcccgactagcaacagctctctgggcggtgaacattaaaaaaatttaagattgggacttccgggaagggtgacttagcctgtgcctgcttttgagacgggctcctgcctcaaaagaagcttattcagatataccagtcagatttttttttttttgactgattaaacttctcccgggtagggagaaacgaagagattaacctcaaagcctatttttgttgggacgaccagatctcattaatttatgggacgaggtccagccgacgaaggtgggacggattttcaacaacaagctctatctgataaagcgaacgttcatcttatcttctaagagagaacgcactaacaggcaagcacccttctttctatatttttcttttacttgacttaaattgttgctgtttaaaagagatttgccagattgatcggtttttgacatctcactggggagccataacttctctctgctactcactaattaatagcttatctctgtttttgttgcaaaaagctgtcctggatttgcattctaaagatatacacagaagagggatttctattccagatttttattttgaagaatattatattgtctgagactactctctttttggtctattttattttgacgaatctgtttcctgacgaccgccattaattgtttcgatcctgggaactgcattttgtttacttaagcatggagagataaggctgtctgctctgtttatactgtgatgtcaccaagtttggagtattaacccaattgttgctgaaataagaagtggttttcctatatttttcttttaaaatggcaattaagaaagtggctgagaatctggaaataactatgtttcagaaaataatggatgagattgagataacgaaacaaaacctgcgacagggttgtaaggagctgaaaattgaattgagtaaaatgaagcaggagattaaagatataggggtccctgtgagagaggtgaccctggagattggaacaaacgtggaacaggaaaaagatttggagtctatggactttagaaacaaaatctattgtttggagacacaggagattaaagacataggggtccttgtgagagaggagaccctggagactggaacaggggtccctgtgagagaggagaccctggagactggaacaggggtccctgtgagagaggagatcccggagattggaacaatcgtggaacaggaacaagatttggagtctatggactttagaaataaaatctattgtttgga is a window from the Rhineura floridana isolate rRhiFlo1 chromosome 22, rRhiFlo1.hap2, whole genome shotgun sequence genome containing:
- the LOC133374651 gene encoding serum amyloid P-component-like, giving the protein MKKTSLWPLALLSLSGTLAQTSLDGKVFVFPKASVDSYVLLKPTLEEPLQNFTVCLSFFTDLTRQFSLFSASSRQHDNEILLLRLPDEFYIYVGGETLTYKVPSLTEKIRSLHWETACATWESATGIVQLWLGGQPLPRKGVAKGYRVKTDLVVMLGQDQDSYGGSLDAGQSFVGEMADVYMWDSVLPPEQLRRFQKDTIPTPLVDWAALKFEIKGYVVMEPTLY